Proteins from a genomic interval of Flammeovirgaceae bacterium SG7u.111:
- a CDS encoding carboxy terminal-processing peptidase — translation MKKKLIFIAVPTVLILIFSFSIFKSGPDGSDKTLVLKDIIFRGLINKAHFNTVELNDDFSRKAFDQYLKRVDGNKHFFIKEDVKKLEQYKDKIDDELNGQPNPLLVTTIGIWDQRVAEAEQYYKEILATPFDFDQDEKVELDGEKREYASSTDELREEWRKYLKYQALLRYYNKIEGQEKEAEAAKKEGKEFTPKTNEALEASVREELLKSYNNYFDRLNKMDHDDKAAEYINAILTLYGPHTEFYPPEEKANFDIDMSGQLEGIGAQLSLIDGEVKVVRIVPGSPSWKKGELKEEDVIMKVGQGDEEPISVMGMPLKDAVKMIRGKKGTEVRLTIKKPDGRITVYSIIRDVVVLEESYAKSAIINHKTSGKKIGVIHLPSFYADFSGKGGRSSSTDVKAELEKLTKHNPDAILIDLRFNGGGSLQDVVDMTGYFIDEGPVVQVNSKLGAPTILKDKSRGVVYDGPLGVMVNHFSASASEILAAALQDYNRAVIIGSESTFGKGTVQRFLELDYYLNSSYSHLKPLGSLKLTIQKFYRITGKSTQWKGVRPDVILPDTYDFIDIGEKSLDFALEYDEIVPQKFTALNDNIDKTVLSAKSQKRVKDNEIFQLTVENAKRLQKQRDKTSQTLNFEEFMVEQKKLEEEAKKFNDLKKVHEDMEVVSVDTFDESSELDKIRKTNMERWYKELKENVYLYESMLVMDDYTNKLSVAQTGAE, via the coding sequence ATGAAAAAGAAGCTGATATTTATCGCTGTTCCTACTGTGCTCATTCTTATTTTTAGCTTTTCTATTTTTAAGAGCGGACCAGATGGCAGTGATAAAACACTAGTACTAAAGGATATTATCTTTAGGGGATTGATTAACAAAGCTCATTTCAATACCGTAGAGCTGAATGATGATTTTTCCCGCAAGGCATTCGACCAATACCTAAAAAGGGTTGATGGAAACAAGCATTTTTTCATCAAAGAAGATGTGAAGAAGCTGGAGCAATACAAGGATAAAATTGATGATGAGCTGAACGGCCAGCCAAACCCTCTATTGGTGACAACAATTGGCATTTGGGATCAGCGTGTTGCTGAAGCAGAGCAGTATTATAAAGAAATCCTAGCTACTCCTTTCGACTTTGACCAAGATGAAAAGGTGGAATTGGATGGAGAAAAAAGAGAATACGCTTCATCTACAGACGAACTGAGAGAAGAGTGGAGAAAATACTTGAAATACCAAGCTTTGCTTCGTTATTACAATAAAATAGAAGGCCAGGAAAAAGAAGCAGAAGCGGCAAAAAAGGAAGGGAAAGAATTTACCCCAAAAACCAATGAGGCACTTGAGGCCAGCGTAAGGGAAGAGTTGCTAAAAAGCTATAACAACTACTTCGATAGGTTAAATAAAATGGATCACGACGATAAAGCAGCAGAGTACATCAATGCTATTCTTACGCTTTATGGCCCTCACACCGAGTTTTACCCACCAGAAGAAAAAGCCAATTTTGATATAGACATGTCAGGTCAGCTAGAGGGCATAGGCGCTCAACTGAGTTTGATAGATGGAGAGGTTAAAGTCGTGAGAATTGTACCCGGTAGCCCATCTTGGAAGAAAGGTGAGTTGAAAGAGGAGGACGTGATAATGAAAGTGGGGCAAGGTGACGAAGAGCCTATTTCGGTAATGGGAATGCCGTTGAAAGATGCGGTGAAGATGATTAGGGGCAAGAAAGGAACGGAAGTTCGCCTGACCATCAAAAAGCCAGACGGAAGAATCACTGTTTATTCGATTATAAGAGATGTAGTGGTGTTGGAAGAGTCCTATGCCAAATCGGCGATTATCAACCATAAGACTTCTGGTAAAAAAATCGGAGTGATCCATCTGCCAAGTTTCTATGCCGATTTCAGTGGGAAAGGCGGAAGAAGCTCTAGCACGGATGTAAAAGCAGAGCTTGAAAAATTGACCAAGCACAACCCAGATGCGATTTTGATCGATCTGAGGTTCAACGGTGGCGGTTCTTTGCAAGATGTGGTAGATATGACAGGTTACTTTATAGACGAAGGGCCAGTGGTGCAAGTAAACAGCAAATTGGGTGCGCCAACTATTTTGAAAGACAAATCGAGAGGTGTGGTATATGATGGACCGCTAGGCGTGATGGTGAACCACTTTAGTGCTTCGGCTTCGGAGATTCTTGCCGCAGCTTTGCAAGATTACAACCGTGCGGTGATCATCGGTAGCGAATCTACTTTTGGAAAAGGAACGGTTCAGCGCTTCTTGGAATTGGATTACTATCTTAACTCTAGCTACAGCCATTTGAAGCCACTTGGTTCGTTGAAACTGACTATCCAAAAATTCTACAGAATTACAGGAAAGTCTACCCAATGGAAAGGTGTTCGCCCAGATGTGATCTTGCCAGATACTTACGATTTCATCGATATTGGAGAAAAGAGTTTAGATTTTGCCTTGGAATATGACGAGATCGTTCCTCAGAAATTCACGGCACTAAACGATAACATCGACAAAACTGTCCTTTCGGCAAAAAGCCAGAAAAGAGTGAAGGACAATGAAATCTTCCAACTGACCGTAGAGAATGCGAAGAGGTTGCAAAAGCAGCGTGATAAAACGAGCCAAACCCTCAACTTTGAGGAATTTATGGTGGAGCAAAAGAAACTGGAAGAAGAAGCCAAGAAATTCAACGACTTGAAGAAGGTTCACGAAGATATGGAGGTTGTATCGGTAGATACTTTCGACGAAAGCTCAGAGCTGGACAAAATCAGAAAAACTAACATGGAAAGGTGGTACAAAGAATTGAAAGAAAACGTGTACCTCTACGAATCTATGCTAGTGATGGACGATTACACCAACAAGCTTTCAGTAGCTCAGACTGGTGCTGAGTAA
- a CDS encoding DUF6175 family protein — protein sequence MRIFSPFVICLFLLCSDAMGQENQGVQFQYFSMMVLPYTVEGDRIEKKLEESPKLRHAITQIEDMYLSKGFQVYDFAARLEAYWDTEGLQESTGYDTKAGLLNFSKPDIYTELEFKAIDCGGGQKKARLSLKTYMTSSGKLLVNKSGDTNCFSGVGDEMILLERAVMDMEEEYTATLKRALDNMATMGQPVAYSITIDDNVSFDFNDNVKADIEGVEEEGALAEILSIWLDENVIFYKSTGSTSQLMKFDEVRLPLIDSKSKRVYNVEKFNRDFRRFIISKVKFADLPEETISAKVQRIGGVTVVHLTN from the coding sequence ATGCGAATATTTAGCCCTTTTGTAATATGTCTTTTCCTCCTCTGTTCGGACGCAATGGGGCAGGAAAACCAAGGTGTTCAATTTCAGTATTTTTCCATGATGGTCTTACCTTACACGGTAGAGGGGGATAGGATTGAAAAAAAGCTAGAGGAATCGCCAAAGTTGAGGCATGCCATCACCCAGATTGAGGATATGTACCTTTCCAAAGGGTTTCAAGTATATGATTTTGCAGCCCGGTTAGAAGCCTACTGGGATACGGAGGGCTTGCAAGAAAGTACAGGTTATGATACAAAAGCGGGCTTGCTTAATTTCTCCAAGCCTGATATTTATACGGAACTGGAATTCAAGGCTATCGATTGTGGTGGTGGGCAGAAAAAAGCGAGACTTTCCCTCAAAACTTATATGACCAGTTCAGGCAAATTACTCGTGAATAAGTCTGGCGATACCAATTGCTTTTCGGGGGTGGGAGATGAAATGATTTTGTTGGAACGGGCGGTGATGGATATGGAAGAGGAATACACGGCTACTTTGAAACGAGCACTTGATAATATGGCTACTATGGGACAACCAGTTGCTTATAGTATTACCATAGATGATAATGTGAGTTTCGATTTCAACGACAACGTAAAAGCTGATATAGAAGGCGTGGAAGAAGAAGGTGCTTTGGCGGAAATTTTGTCAATTTGGCTAGATGAAAACGTGATTTTCTACAAATCTACAGGAAGTACTTCACAGCTAATGAAGTTTGACGAAGTTCGCTTGCCTCTTATTGACTCCAAATCAAAAAGGGTATATAACGTGGAAAAATTTAATAGAGATTTTCGCAGGTTTATAATCAGCAAAGTGAAGTTTGCTGACCTTCCTGAAGAAACGATCAGCGCAAAAGTGCAGAGGATAGGAGGTGTTACCGTAGTTCATCTGACAAATTAG
- a CDS encoding NAD(P)-dependent oxidoreductase — protein sequence MEKQFKQIVCVDNTNLQPWALEKLARYSEKPIKLFNEPPASDAEIVERIGDADAFLVSWGTKISANVIEQAPNLQYIGMCCSLYSKESANVDIDAAEKRGITVKGVRDYGDEGVVEFVFAQLINLGKGMGKHQWKPKQTELKGKTLGIIGMGTLGSMVAQVAVAFGMDVLYFSRTRKPDLETVHIRYAPLEELLPQADAITTHLPRNTHLLGKKEFDLMKPNSVLINTSLGATYEIDAFSKWASQAGNFAIVDIDGALGNEAAHQALPNVICIDRISGMTDAAFRRLSEKVLANVEEYLTL from the coding sequence ATGGAAAAACAATTCAAACAAATAGTCTGCGTAGACAATACCAACTTGCAGCCTTGGGCTTTGGAAAAGCTCGCCCGCTATTCCGAGAAGCCCATCAAGCTTTTCAACGAACCGCCTGCTTCCGATGCAGAAATTGTTGAGCGGATTGGCGATGCCGATGCATTTTTGGTGAGCTGGGGGACTAAAATCTCCGCCAACGTAATAGAGCAAGCCCCTAACCTTCAATATATAGGTATGTGTTGCAGCCTTTACAGCAAGGAATCGGCAAATGTGGATATTGATGCGGCGGAAAAGCGGGGAATCACCGTAAAAGGCGTGCGGGACTATGGCGACGAGGGCGTGGTGGAGTTTGTATTCGCCCAACTCATCAACCTTGGCAAGGGAATGGGCAAGCACCAGTGGAAGCCCAAACAAACGGAGCTAAAGGGAAAAACCTTGGGAATTATAGGCATGGGGACGCTGGGCAGCATGGTCGCTCAAGTAGCCGTGGCTTTTGGGATGGACGTGCTCTATTTCAGTCGAACCAGAAAACCCGACCTAGAAACTGTCCACATTCGCTATGCTCCGCTCGAAGAATTGCTCCCCCAAGCCGATGCCATCACCACGCACCTGCCAAGAAACACACATTTGCTGGGCAAAAAAGAATTTGACCTAATGAAACCCAACTCGGTACTAATCAACACCTCCTTGGGTGCTACTTACGAGATAGATGCATTTAGCAAATGGGCAAGCCAAGCAGGCAACTTCGCCATAGTGGACATAGACGGCGCACTGGGCAACGAAGCAGCCCACCAAGCCCTCCCCAACGTGATCTGCATCGACCGTATCTCGGGCATGACCGATGCTGCCTTCCGAAGGCTTTCGGAAAAGGTATTGGCGAATGTTGAGGAGTATTTGACGCTTTAA